The genomic window ATCTGAAATTGGTCTGTTGACCGGTGGTAAAACTTTCCTTAACTGTGATTCTCTGAATCCTAAACTGTATCTCATAATTGAATATCTCCTTAAAAAGTTGATGCTTCAACTATGTTGACACATAGGGAAAGCGACCCAGTCAGGAGAATAAAATACCGTACTGACAATAAATTTCCTCCAAAACAGAGTTCCGCATTATAAATGTTGTTCTAATATACGATTCTATAAAGATGTTGCTTCTAAAATCCAGATTCCACCTGCTTGAGTTTTGTCTCTTCAACATCATCAAAAAAAATTCATTGTCCCGATAAATGCTCTGATCCTTCCTAATTCCACCAGAGCTGGGCAGTTGTTTCCAAAAAAAAGGAACAAAATGATCCACCCCTTATCGTCTAATGGTTCCATTCAACCTTTCAACATAGGCATTCATAATAGGTGCTGAGGTACATATATTGACTCCCTTGATGCTGTTCCAGCTATAATCAATTGATGTGAATTGTAGGGTGTTGTCAAAGATTATGTCTTTTTCTCTTCAAGGCCCTCTGAAAACAAATCTATTCTTTATTTCGAAAATTCTATACAGGAATTTTCAGTTAAATCATACCGGATAATCCTCCGGGTTTTCAGTTCCATGATATTCAATAGATATAATCTCTTGCCAAACAAAGTATCAATTGTCATAAAATCCATTGCGAATAACGAATTTCAGTGTACTTTTATGAATCTGATCCATGAACCATTCGGTTGAATAAGGCCTTGCTTCCGGACAGTTCTGATTATTCTGTTTACTGCAATGTAATGAATATCAATATTGATTTTCTTTATTTCATCTGTAATCTTTTTTCAGCCCCTGAGGTTGTGATTCTGTTTCATTTCAAAATCAATTTTTTAACTTCTTTGATGACAGGATCACTACCAGATATTTTATGTTTAAAACTCCAGAAGCTCTTAATTAATTTGCGTTGCCAGTTAAGAAGAGTTTCGGTTTAACTATTGTCAGATGATTTATTACCTTCTATGACAAAGCTTTGATCATCGAGAGGCTGAACTTGTCGTTTTCCCTGAATTGCAGCTCTTTATTCTGGAGATTCAGATGCCGATGATAAATCTCGTTTTCTTTCTTAAGGCACAGTATTGTGAAGATGATATTTCTCCGTTTTCGAAACAAAGTACTGAATATCGAATTGAGTAGAGAGCAGAGGAAATTGAACATGATACTATCATAGTATGTACTTGGAATGAGGCAAATTTACCATATTGCAGCTATATTATGTTCGCGGATGTAAAAAAATAACTCACACTCACCACAATATAAATTTGGATGAAATCATTGATCTATTTAAATCTATTAATTCAAAAATTCATCAATTTTAGCTCCACTCTGATTTTATTGCTAACAATAGATATAAAAAACACGGGAATCCTTTTATTAAAAACAAAATTGAATAGTTCTCACTTTCTCTCCGTTATATAAATTTCATCAAAATTGAAGACTATATTAAATAAGCATATTCCAGAAGTTTGTATACATATTATAGATTTATGAATTCAATAAAGAAAAAGCAAGTAACTTCCCATGATATAGTTTATTCAGTCCTCTTTGAATGAAGGGAATCTAAGACGCAAGCTTCTATACATCGACCTCTTGAATCAAAGCTACACCACTTTGGAGATTTGAAACACTTTATCATTTATTATGTAAATAGGTTTTAACTGATCAGCTCTTTCAGCCCCTGGATTCGTCTCCTTGAAATGCTTATTTTGTCACCACCCTGCATCTCTACAATATACTGCCCCTTAAACATGGGATGCAGTTTATTGATGTATGTCAGATTGATTAAGTCTGTACGGCTTATGCGGTAAAAACCCTTCTCTTCCAGCAATTCCTCATAGGCATTAAGGGATTTATCGGAATACAGAGTCTCCCCTCCCGTGTGGATAAAACTGAATCCTTCTTCAAAACTGATCCGGGAAATTGTCTGAATTTTAATGATCCTGATGGATTCTCCTGATTTAACAGACAGAACATCCCTGGATGTGTGTTTTTGGGGTTCGAGTTGAACTGAGGGTTCCCGGTTCAGAATAATAAGAAGTTTATCAAGTGCCTGATTGAATCGTTCCTGACTCACCGGCTTCATCAGATAATCAATGGCATTGATATCAAAGGCTTTGACCCCATACTCGGAGTATGCCGTCTGAAAGACAATGAGGGGAGGATTTTTCAGGGAGGGAATAGTAGTAAAAACAGACGCTCCGGGCATATTAATATCCAGAAAGACTACATCCGGAGATTTCCCGATAATCTCTGTGAGAACCTGATCCCCGTTAACCGCTTCCGAAATAATTTTGAAACCTGGATATTCTGACAAGAGAGACTTCAATCTTTTTCTGGCATGAGCTTCATCATCGGCGATGAGTACAGTTATCTCATGGGTAGACATATTTGGATTCCCCCCTTCTCTATCCTGAAGTCACCACCAAAGAGTTCCACTCTTCTTCTTGTCAGTTCCAGTCCGGTGCCGACACCTATCATCTCACTTTTAAGCCCCCCTATTGAGTCTAGAACTGTGATATACAGCAGCTTGTTATCTTCCATGATAGAAATAGTGATCTCAATGGATTCACCATGATCGAGATTATGTTTTATCGAATTCTCAACAAGGGGTTGGAGCAGTAGAGGGGGAACCTCACAATGAGATTGACCCGTAATTTTATATTCAAGACGTTTTCCAAAGCGCTCTTTCTGAATAAAGAGATATTTTTCCACACTGTCGATCTCCTGAGTCAGAGGGATACTGACTTTCTTTGAAGCATCCAGATTATAGCGCAGCAGTTCGGACAGCCGAATCAGTACATCCTCGGCTTTCTCCTTATCATCTAATAGCGAGATCATAAGGTTCAGAGAGTTGAACAGAAAATGGGGATTGATTTTCGATGAAAACATCTGCCGCTCCATCTCCTCTCTCATCTTCTTTTCTGTTTCTTTATCTTTTCTTTCCCTATCAACTATTGTTTGATAATTGAAGAACCCGCTGCTGAATAGACTGAGAGAAGTGATGATGATAAAAATTATCAGGATATAGGAGATCAGCACCTCGATGCCATAAAGAAAAAACAGGGGATAATTGAGGGTAATGTAGATAAATCCACTGATGGAAAACCCTGCGGAAGTGAGAACAATAAGAAGGATTATGACAGAATTTCTAACCTTTCCTGACAATTGTCTGAATACGAAAATGTTAAGCAGCATGCCTCCGGTCATGATGAAACTGTTGACCAGACTCAAAGGGATCAGATCCGATGAGAAATCGCGCTTCACCAGTATGAACAGAAGAGGGAGGAGAAACAGGGTCATCAAAAAAACCGGAATGAATAGAGATCTCCATAATTGTGAACTGGTTTTCAGTTTCATACAAATAAAGAGTACTCTATCCCCAGAAAGGAGACAACGAAAAAATACCACTGAAAGGTCCTGAAGAACCGCTCAAGGGGATAAATCGTCCACTCAGTCTAATCCCTTTTGACTGGGTTCATTTTGGGTTTATATTTTAGGCAGAAACAAATCAAGGAGTAATATGATGAGAAAAACATTAATTACCAAATGCCTTTTAATGGCTTTATTTATCGGTTCAGCATCAATAGCAGCGGCAGAGGATCTTAATTTTGATGCCGGAAGCATATACATCTCTGCCAATGAAGAAGAAAAATCGGTTTTTGAATCCAGAAACTTCGATGGAGACTATTTTGCAGGTGGAAAAAATATCAGTTTTTCCGGAATTGCAGATGATCTCTATCTGATGGGAAAAAGTATTAATTTTGATGGAGAGTCCTCCGGGGGATTGCTGGCGTTCGGGGAAACCGTGGAGCTTAACGGCATCATTGCCAAGAATTTCCATAGTATCGGTAACTCGGTCAGAATTACAGGCCATGTTCTGGAGACTGCTTTTATAGGAGCTGAGACGATCATCATCGCCGAAAATGCCGTAATGGACGGGACCCTCCTGACTGGTGCCAGTAATCTCCATATTATGGGGCAGTTAAACAATGGCCTGTTAGCAGGAGCCGGTGAAATTATCATTGACGGTCCTGTTAAGGGAGATGTCAATGTCAGAACCGGAAAGCTGATCATTACTGAAAGGGGCTCCATCGACGGGAACCTGATCTACGGCAGTGGGAAAAAAATATCTGAAAAAGAGAGTGCCCGGGTGACTGGCTCTGTAAAATATGAGATTAAGGAAAAATTTAAGAATACGGGCTTCAGAACTTTCCGTATTGTTGCATCGATAATTTTCTTTCTGGCCATTGCTGTGAGCGGTCTGCTGCTCCTTCTGTTCCCCGGTGTGAAATCTTTATTCACACAGGAAAGAGATCCCGGAAGTTATGGAAAAACCCTGCTGTGGGGACTGATTCCTGTGTTTATCTTCCCCGTAGTCATAATGTTCACCATTCCCCTGCTTCCCTTATCAATTGCCCTGGGACTTTCGGTATTTCCTCTGATGGGACTGACAGTACTGTTGGGATTGGCTCTGGCAGGTCAGCTACTGTTCAAATTGTTTAAATGGACAAACAACAGCATCTACCTTCAGTTTCTAATGGCCTTTGTCTTCTTTGTCCTTCTGGTTCTTATACCCTTTGTTAATATTCTGGTTCTGATGGCTGTGACAGCAACGGGTGCTGGTCTCATTATCAGTAAGTTGTTTAAAACAGAGTTTTAGTAATCTAGAGTTGTGAATAGAAATCCATCAGTTTGTAAACTGGTGGATTTTTTTATTGACAATTGATCTGCAAACAGAAATGTTCAATCTACAGATATTGTAATCCTTACACCTTCTTCACTGAAACCTTCTTCACTGACAACTTCAATCTGGTCATCGCTAAATAAAGCGCATTTTAACGCTTTGTTTCTACTCATCGATAAGACGAGGACTCTGAGATCTCAGGGGGCTGACAAATAAAAAGCAAAACTCCGGCCAGATTCTATATGTCGACGGTGTGTGGATGTAATCCCTGTGCTTCAGAAGTTCATCTGAATAATTCATTTATACTGTATAAAGGAACAAAGCGTATTCCATCTGTTTCCCTGAGTTGTTCTCTGTTAAAACAATAACTAAGTTCAGGGGCTTTTTCGTTAATGAATATCTGCAGACTTTTCATTTTCCCTTTTAAGCCCGATTTGACTTCTATTGGGAGGATTCTGCCATCTGATTCGATTATATAATCGACCTCTGCATTACTTGATTTGGCTTCTCTATGCCAGTAGAACAAAAATCCTTTTTCCCGACAAGAGGAATAAGCCAGAAGTTCCTGCCCCATAAATTGTTCTGCCAGAGCACCTTCATTTACCTGGGTTATATCATCGTTAAGCAGCAGTTCTTTAATTGGGATTCGGAGAATCCGAAGAGCAAGACCTATATCGAAAAAGATAACTTTGAACTTTTTAAAATTCTTTTCATGTTCTAGTGGAATACCGTTTGCACTGGTATGATATACCGGAATTACAAGTCCGGCTTTTTCCAGAAGTTCAAAAGCTGTTCCCAATTCTCTGGCTTTGTAAAGATTTGAGATATTAGTGTATTTAAATTTCCGACCGAGCTGAAACGGTATTGCATTAAAAACAGTAGACAGATACTTTATCTGATTTTTTTTGCATATTTGGGAAAGTCAGCCTGAAAGGTCTCGATTATGGAAGATTGAATAATTTGACATTCAGCAATGTCTCCTGTTTCAACATATTCTTTAACAACCTGAGGCATACCTCCGAGAATAGTATAATCTCTGAGCAGGGATAATAACTGTTTATGAATAGCCTGTGGATATGTTTTATTATGAATTCTATAAAATTGAGAGGGTATAGATAATAGAAATCAATGCGGCCGACAGGAAAAGAGATAGATTCAAGTTCAAAATCAATGAGGGAACCGGCAGCAAGAAGATGTAATTCCGGACGTTTTTCAAAGAAATATCTGAGAGATAGTAAAGCTCTCGGACAGGCTTGAATCTCATCGAAAAACAAAAGAGTCTTACCATTTTCAATTGTTACATTCAAATAGTTCTGCAACATTGGAATAATATCATCGGGATTCAGACTCCCATCAAAAAAAGTTGCTAAATCAGGAGATTCTTCGAAATAGATTAAAAACCCAAAAGAGTGAATAAAACACTATATGAGCTAAAATCAGGCTGATTACAACTGTTCAAAATCCGTAAGTTCATATTGGGATGAAGAATAATTCAGGCGATAGGTATAGCACCAGAGACTGGTGTCATCCATAAGATAGAACATTAAAAAAGTACTTCTGGAACCTGTATCAGCTATCCCTCTGGCATGTCCTGCATCAATCTGCCAAACAGAATCCACTTTGGTTTTACTGTAATTGTGAGTGTGTCCGCAGATATAAGCCATTACATCATTGTCTCTTAACAGTGTCCAGAACCGATCCCTGTTCACAGGATATTTATCTAAAGAATCTCCAACATGTCTTATCCTTCCGCTCTCTTCATCAGCCAGGGGGAAAGCCGGTTCATGACCGATAACCAGGGTCACAGATTTACTATAAGTCGTCAGATCATTAACGAGCCAATCATACAGGGGATCGGTAATATCACCATCAGTAGCAATATCCGATGTACCATCATAGTATTCATTCAGAACAATAATGTGCAGATTACCATAATCAAAACTGTATGTTGTCTCCACACCATTGTCTGGCCCCAGGTGTACGATACCGGGCAGACTGTCTCCATTAGGATTGTGTTCTCTCAACCAGTTCATATCCGATACAGTTTCGGCTTCATGGTTGCCCACAACGGGATACCATATATAATTTTCTCCCAAATAATCTTGCAATGCTGAATAGGCCTGGTCGGGAGGATCAATATCTCCAGGGGAAATCATAAAATCCCCGGCACCTCCGAATGAAAGCCGCTCACAGACTCCCCTGAAATAATTGATATCGTTAGAGGTATATTCTCTCATGTCTGCTGTAACAGAAAATGATGTAAGGATATTTCCTTCGGGAACAGTAAAGGGAGATGTGATTTTCTCGGCGGGTGAACAGCCTATAAATAAGAAGGAAACAATAATGATGTTTAAAATATGATTCTTTTTCATAAGATCTCCACTACTTCAGCTACTGTCTCATCTTTCATTATAGCTAAAGTCATATTCCCCATCAAACAGAGTTTCAACCCAAGAGACTGGAAGCAGGATAATAAGTAATGAATGACACTTCAGGACTCTATGATTCAATGATCTCCTTGATATTAGCAGCAGGTAAAACCTTAACACCATCAACAGACATTACTTCATTCCCCGAGTACACAAGAAACAGTTCTACAGGAGTGGAAAATAGTTTTGCGGCTGTATGTAGATTTTTATGAAATTCCTTATTCCATGTTGCTGAAGATTTTATCTCTACGAGCTTAATTTTCCCCTGTTGTTCTATGAGAAAATCAATTTCAAATCCTTTTGAATCCCGTAGAAAGTATACTCGTGGGGTTATGCCCTTGTGAT from Oceanispirochaeta sp. M1 includes these protein-coding regions:
- a CDS encoding LytTR family DNA-binding domain-containing protein — its product is MSTHEITVLIADDEAHARKRLKSLLSEYPGFKIISEAVNGDQVLTEIIGKSPDVVFLDINMPGASVFTTIPSLKNPPLIVFQTAYSEYGVKAFDINAIDYLMKPVSQERFNQALDKLLIILNREPSVQLEPQKHTSRDVLSVKSGESIRIIKIQTISRISFEEGFSFIHTGGETLYSDKSLNAYEELLEEKGFYRISRTDLINLTYINKLHPMFKGQYIVEMQGGDKISISRRRIQGLKELIS
- a CDS encoding sensor histidine kinase; protein product: MKLKTSSQLWRSLFIPVFLMTLFLLPLLFILVKRDFSSDLIPLSLVNSFIMTGGMLLNIFVFRQLSGKVRNSVIILLIVLTSAGFSISGFIYITLNYPLFFLYGIEVLISYILIIFIIITSLSLFSSGFFNYQTIVDRERKDKETEKKMREEMERQMFSSKINPHFLFNSLNLMISLLDDKEKAEDVLIRLSELLRYNLDASKKVSIPLTQEIDSVEKYLFIQKERFGKRLEYKITGQSHCEVPPLLLQPLVENSIKHNLDHGESIEITISIMEDNKLLYITVLDSIGGLKSEMIGVGTGLELTRRRVELFGGDFRIEKGGIQICLPMR
- a CDS encoding polymer-forming cytoskeletal protein, with translation MRKTLITKCLLMALFIGSASIAAAEDLNFDAGSIYISANEEEKSVFESRNFDGDYFAGGKNISFSGIADDLYLMGKSINFDGESSGGLLAFGETVELNGIIAKNFHSIGNSVRITGHVLETAFIGAETIIIAENAVMDGTLLTGASNLHIMGQLNNGLLAGAGEIIIDGPVKGDVNVRTGKLIITERGSIDGNLIYGSGKKISEKESARVTGSVKYEIKEKFKNTGFRTFRIVASIIFFLAIAVSGLLLLLFPGVKSLFTQERDPGSYGKTLLWGLIPVFIFPVVIMFTIPLLPLSIALGLSVFPLMGLTVLLGLALAGQLLFKLFKWTNNSIYLQFLMAFVFFVLLVLIPFVNILVLMAVTATGAGLIISKLFKTEF
- a CDS encoding DUF4143 domain-containing protein, with protein sequence MCKKNQIKYLSTVFNAIPFQLGRKFKYTNISNLYKARELGTAFELLEKAGLVIPVYHTSANGIPLEHEKNFKKFKVIFFDIGLALRILRIPIKELLLNDDITQVNEGALAEQFMGQELLAYSSCREKGFLFYWHREAKSSNAEVDYIIESDGRILPIEVKSGLKGKMKSLQIFINEKAPELSYCFNREQLRETDGIRFVPLYSINELFR
- a CDS encoding AAA family ATPase, giving the protein MLQNYLNVTIENGKTLLFFDEIQACPRALLSLRYFFEKRPELHLLAAGSLIDFELESISFPVGRIDFYYLYPLNFIEFIIKHIHRLFINSYYPCSEIILFSEVCLRLLKNMLKQETLLNVKLFNLP
- a CDS encoding metallophosphoesterase, which codes for MKKNHILNIIIVSFLFIGCSPAEKITSPFTVPEGNILTSFSVTADMREYTSNDINYFRGVCERLSFGGAGDFMISPGDIDPPDQAYSALQDYLGENYIWYPVVGNHEAETVSDMNWLREHNPNGDSLPGIVHLGPDNGVETTYSFDYGNLHIIVLNEYYDGTSDIATDGDITDPLYDWLVNDLTTYSKSVTLVIGHEPAFPLADEESGRIRHVGDSLDKYPVNRDRFWTLLRDNDVMAYICGHTHNYSKTKVDSVWQIDAGHARGIADTGSRSTFLMFYLMDDTSLWCYTYRLNYSSSQYELTDFEQL